From the genome of Chelmon rostratus isolate fCheRos1 chromosome 1, fCheRos1.pri, whole genome shotgun sequence, one region includes:
- the htatip2 gene encoding oxidoreductase HTATIP2, protein MSVMKLLGVTLGKATLILTVAFVVIAVVLNYFDDPDPVKYTSMAEDVKTLEENFRQQNKSCFVLGASGETGRLLLQELLECNIFSKITLIGRRLLTFEDKAYENLAQEVVDFEKLDDHAAAFQGHDVGYCCLGTTRAKAGAEGFVRVDHDYVLKSAELAKSGGCTQFHLESSRGADKNSNFLYLQVKGQVEADIEALGFDRYAIYRPGVLLVDRQESRPGEWMARKFFSALSAVGSTSMSIPIQVVAKAMVSNTLLQPEQKTEILENKAIAQLGKSAGK, encoded by the exons ATGTCTGTTATGAAACTACTGGGCGTCACTCTGGGAAAAGCTACCTTGATCTTGACTGTCGCATTTGTTGTCATTGCAGTGGTTTTGAATTACTTCGACGACCCTGATCCGGTTAAATACACCAG CATGGCAGAGGACGTGAAGACTCTGGAGGAAAACTTCcggcagcaaaacaaaagctgtttcGTCCTGGGTGCCTCTGGGGAAACAGGCAGGCTGTTGcttcaggagctgctggagtgcAACATCTTCTCCAAGATTACTCTCATCGGAAGGAGACTGCTCACCTTTGAGGACAAAGCATATGAAAACCTG GCTCAAGAGGTGGTGGACTTTGAGAAGCTTGATGATCATGCTGCTGCCTTTCAGGGCCACGATGTTGGCTACTGCTGCCTGGGAACAACCAGAGCCAAAGCAGGGGCT gAAGGATTCGTCCGCGTTGATCATGACTACGTTCTAAAATCAGCAGAGCTCGCCAAGTCAGGAGGCTGCACACAGTTCCACCTGGAGTCCTCCAGAGGAGCCGATAAAAACAGCAACTTCCTCTACCTTCAAGTCAAg GGACAAGTGGAAGCAGATATTGAGGCTCTGGGTTTCGACAGATATGCCATTTACAGACCAGG GGTTTTGTTGGTAGATCGGCAGGAGAGTCGGCCTGGCGAGTGGATGGCCAGGAAATTCTTCAGTGCCTTGTCTGCTGTGGGTTCTACGTCCATGTCCATCCCAATCCAAGTGGTGGCAAAAGCGATGGTGTCAAACACTCTGCTTCAACCCGAGCAGAAGACCGAGATCCTGGAAAACAAAGCCATCGCCCAGCTGGGAAAGAGTGCAGGGAAGTAA